The Erigeron canadensis isolate Cc75 chromosome 1, C_canadensis_v1, whole genome shotgun sequence genome segment GTACATAGTTAAAATGTTCACTTTACTCAAAAAAGATGATTAATTGATAAGGGCGCTATGTTTTTCTAAAGTTCATGATTTTGAGGCTTGAATTTGCAGGCTGTGATTTGTATCATGGGAAATGGGTTTATGATTCAGCTGGACCGCTATACTCAAACAACTCATGCCCTGTGTTATCACAGATGCAGAACTGCCAAGGAAATGGTAGGCCCGACAAGGACTATGAGAATTATCGATGGAAACCCACTGAATGTAACCTCCCCAGGTTTGACCCCAAAGGGTTTTTGGACTTAATGAGAGGAAAGACGTTAGCATTCATAGGTGACTCGGTTGCCAGAAATCAGATGGAGTCGATGTTATGCATACTTTGGCAGGCAAGTGTCTCTTCTCTGTTTTGTAATATAAGTACCATATGCGCTTAGTGTTTCTCTTGTAAGTACTATACACGCTGTATTTTACTAGAAGTGGCAATATCGGCCCCTTTACTCCCACTGTCTAAGTTTATTGCATGCAAGATACAAACTCCTAAAATCGCAATCTTTTAGATTTTGATTATTgctgatgatattatttttgtgaTCATTGTTAAATGAACTATAAAATATGGCTATAAGTGTTTTTGAGTCAACGTGAAGTATGAGTCACTTCAACTGAACCTGTTCTGAACATTATTGAGCATGTGCATTATCAAGAAAATATTTCAAGTTTATTAAAATTCCAGAAAAGTGATTGCAATGTAAATCCAAAGCTATCCTCTTTTCTCgccctttttaaaatttttttcaactttctgCTCCTTTGAACTTGTGAAAGTAACATATAGAATATTAGTAGGCCTAGTTTAATGAGAGTTTGGGTGCGATGTTGCATGAAATCATGACATTGATATTCCCTTCCATCATGCAGTGAGAAATAACAATAAACCATCATGTTCATTGTCACCCTAGTTCTGTTATAAGTaatgtgataattattattagatatAATTCATATTACTATAATCATCTGTTCTTTAGTAAAACAATGTAAGGGGTTGTATACATCCGAAGTATATTTTGGGTAATGTTTGCTTTTTAATTGACCTAAATTGGTCAATTTGCCACCCTAGTTCTGTTATATCTTATAAAAACTGTTTTGAAATGCACTGTGACTAAGCAGTTCCATTTGTAAATTACAGGCTGAAGTCCCAATAAACCGTGGGAATAAAAGAATGCAGCGTTATTATTTCCGATCAACATCCACCACAGTTATTAGGATATGGTCATCGTGGCTTGTTCATAAAACAACGGAGAAATTTGATTTTGCTCCCGATGGTGTAGACAAGCTCCATCTTGATGCCCCAGATGAAAATTTCATGGATGTCATTCCCAGCATTGATGTTCTTGTACTTTCCTCGGGTCACTGGTTTGCAAAACGATCCGTTTACATTTTAAATAACGAGATCGTGGGTGGACAGTTATGGTGGCCTGATAATTCTCGCAAGAAGAAAATCGATAGTACTGAAGCTTTTGAGATATCTGTAGCAACCATTATAACTTCCCTTGTGACAAACCCTGACTACAAAGGTTTGACCGTGGTGCGTTCATATTCACCTGATCACTATGAAGGTGGAGCTTGGAATACAGGCGGGTCATGCACTGGCAAGGTAATGAGTAGCTTACAGCTTTTTATGGTAAATTCTTTTGGCAAAATGGATATATCCGGTGATGGGTTGGGTAAAAGTagtgattttttgttttagcaAAAGGGTCGAGGCTGaccaatatattttttatgtccTGTAGAAgctattttgttattaaaagcGAATCtttaaatatgattatgaaaggTACACTATTCTAATACATATTCAAATGTTTGATTTATAAAGGGTTTTTACACATTAACTTTACAACTTCAGGTTTGACGTCTTGCAACCTCAACCTGCTTAACCCAGTTTCTTTTCAAgaaatatttatagtttttcctCATTATATACTCTTTATAAGGTACTTAAGTCAGCAACCCTAATTTACTGCATAGTCTGATGTTCAAATATCTTCTGAACAGGTCAAACCTGCAGTGGATGGTAACTTAGTCGAGAGTGGGTTCACAAATACAATGCATGACAAACAAGTATCAGGCTTTAATCGTGCTACAAAGaatataactaataaatcaCGGGTGGCATTTATGGACATCACAAAATCGTTTGCTTATCGGCACGATGGCCATCCGGGCCCATACCGGAGCCTTGACCCAAATAAGATTACAAAAAGGAGTGCGGATGGGCGACCGCCGCCACAGGATTGTTTACATTGGTGTATGCCAGGCCCAATCGATACAtggaatgagtttttgttggaGACCATAAGAAGAGACTTTGAGGCCTGAGGGTTCATGAGATGATGATTTTTAGACAGTCTTAGAGGATTCCATATACAGGGTATAGAGCATGAACCAGTTCAGTTGTACCATGTTGTAACAGGCTGCTGCTAATATATTAAGTTTAACTTTTCattgtttcatatatatgttgataaatTATGATATGAGTTCCTTAGTTTTACTAAGTTTTATACAAGTATCTGATcacttaaattatataactaTCGGAATATTTATGGTTGTGTTGTGGGTTACAGACATCTATAACTTCATTGCAGTGTGGGTTATGACAGTGTCATTGCAGTGTGGAGTATGCAAGGGTTGTGACAATGAATGGGTATGGTGACCGTAGGTTTTTGAGTGTGACGATATCTAGACGCCCTAAGTTTGAATATAATAggataacaaaaaataaacaccTTGTGATTTAAGTTAGCTCTGAAATGTTGATTGAGAGATTTTCTCGTATATATTGGGTCACCGTAAGTGGCACagattttttcatttcttttatagtCCTTTAATATTTCGGAAATAGTCTAGAATAGTTGTATTTGTTTCTTTCTAGATTTGTTTTACTAATAATTGTATTTCTTTGCATCTAGCGTTTTGCTAGTTGTCTTCTTAATAATATCTCtatcgttctaaaaaaaaactaagttaGCTCCGATTTATTTTATCACAAACTCTATGTATGCAAGTTCTATATTACAATAAAATGTTGTTATTATATTACCTTAAAACGTTACTACTAATATATCACAAGTTGGTCTAGTGGTTGGTGCTGTGCTTGGTGACATATTTGTCCCAAGTTCGAATCTCCACGGTTTACTTTGATATATATTCGAGGTCCCTCTATAAAGGTTTGGTCTGGATATACCCAGATTCAAGTCTGAATGGGGCAGGGTGCAACGGTTTCGAGGTGTCTTAGCGCGAGCCCgcttaagacaacgtatgtctAGACCCTcagaaattcacctttaaaaaaaaattactactaAAAATACTTGTACTTTGCTAGTTAAAATATTTctttgtttaaactttaaactttcTTGGGGTTAGTGATCGAACTACATGGGCATGTTGAAGCTAGAATATTTGATTGTTGACTTTTCATGCTTTTCTTGTTTACTATTTGaatataaatgtatgcaagtttaACATAGAATATAGAACCACATTGTTTTAGTTTTACTGAGTTTTTAACAAGTTTCTTGTATTCATATCATTTGTGCTCCTCTACATAATCTGAATAAAGTTATTTCTATATTTGACCCTTTTCACAAAGATGCACGTAGGGATGGCAAATAAATTCGTACCCGATGGGCAGAGACGGTACCACATAGTGGCAAAGGGGGCAAATGCCCCCTTTCAAATTTAATTTGTCATGTAAGATTaaatttttcattgatttttaaaaattctttataggtttttaacattttgactccttcatatttaatttttatggattttttcattttgtcccctttgaaatttttttctggtaccgcctctgccGATAGGGATATCCGAAACCCGATAAATTTGGGTCGGGTTCGGGTCCGGGTATGCGGGTATAGGACCGGGTATGGAGatggtttaatttttttgacaGGTTCGGGTTCGAgtatgattttatattaaaacccGCATACCGACTCGTATACCCGAAATCCGCCCGAACCCATATACCCGACTTGTACGTTTCATTACAATATGTCTAAGTGTGTTTGTATTCAACCCAAATAAGTAACAACAAATATGAATATTTCATATCTTAATGAAATGCCTTCAAGCATTTTggaaatatatcataaaagtaCAACATGTTGTTATTCAATAATTAATTTCAGCCTTGAGTTTGTAAATAgcttttatatagtatataagcTAAGAAGTTTCTATGGATATAAAGTAAAATGTTACATAGCTTTTCAAACAGGGATGATATACCACATAATTTACAGAAAGATTCAagtcaaatatattaaaaaaaagtgatggTAGGATCTCTGATTATTCGTGAGGAAACCTGTTATCCTACGGTTATTCAGTAAATGAGGACCCGTCCTGTCCGGGTCCGGGTTTAGGACATGAATTTTTAAACTGGTTTAGATTACCTAAACCCGGACCATACCTGGGATGCACGAGATATGGACCAAATATGCTGAATCTCAATCTTGACTAGTAATTCACCCTTACAAAGTCAAAGCTTATTTTATtctgttaattaaaatttaaaaatcaccTTAGTAACCCAAACATTCacttttttcacatttttgggACCAACAAATACCGTTTATCCAAGTGGGCCACGTttcaacttttttctttctttattcatagttaacaaattataaaaaaaaaaaagtaagacaAACACGGACATAAAATACACAATGTAAATTAAGGGCACACA includes the following:
- the LOC122583593 gene encoding protein YLS7, translated to MKLDPHKSMSAYPKTILPIAASVGGLAFFLAFASLLLVYQPIGTKVSGYFYNVDQAPKIAIVSSYNETSIIENPVSDTETKGKIVESNTSNTIDSGLEKTIDSESKKTADSSKDKTIDSDTKTNADSSNDKTIDSNTQPSADSAPDRTVDSDTKTTIDLGPDKIVDSDVKMSTDLNADETAELDTNKTVDLDVNKTVDLGINKTPDSTTKKIVDSGCDLYHGKWVYDSAGPLYSNNSCPVLSQMQNCQGNGRPDKDYENYRWKPTECNLPRFDPKGFLDLMRGKTLAFIGDSVARNQMESMLCILWQAEVPINRGNKRMQRYYFRSTSTTVIRIWSSWLVHKTTEKFDFAPDGVDKLHLDAPDENFMDVIPSIDVLVLSSGHWFAKRSVYILNNEIVGGQLWWPDNSRKKKIDSTEAFEISVATIITSLVTNPDYKGLTVVRSYSPDHYEGGAWNTGGSCTGKVKPAVDGNLVESGFTNTMHDKQVSGFNRATKNITNKSRVAFMDITKSFAYRHDGHPGPYRSLDPNKITKRSADGRPPPQDCLHWCMPGPIDTWNEFLLETIRRDFEA